CGGCGTCGAGGTCGACGACATCGGCGCCACCACCAAGACGCTGCCCGACTTTCCGCGGCTGTGGGCCCGCATGCTGTCCGCCCAGGAAGAGCACGGCATGTGAAGCCCGGCGACTACGACGAGTCCGACGTCAAGATCCGCTCCGGCCGGGGTTCGCGGCCGCGGACCAAGACCCGTCCCGAGCACGCCGACGCCCAGGCCGCCATGGTGGTCAGTGTCGACCGCGGCCGCTGGGGATGCGTCCTGGGCGGCGACGTCGACCGTCGGGTCACCGCCATGCGGGCCCGGGAACTGGGCCGCACGCCGATCGTGGTCGGCGACGACGTCGACGTGGTGGGCGATCTGTCCGGGCGACCGGACACGTTGGCCCGCATCGTGCGCCGCGGTGAGCGCCGAACGGTGTTGCGGCGCACCGCCGATGACACCGATCCGACCGAGCGGGTGGTGGTCGCCAACGCCGACCAGCTGCTGATCGTGGTGGCGCTGGCCGACCCGCCTCCCCGCACCGGGCTGGTGGACCGGACGCTGATCGCCGCCTACGCCGGCGGTCTCACGCCGATCCTGTGCCTGACCAAGACCGACCTCGCCCCGCCGGAGCCGTTCGCGGAGCAGTTCGTCGACCTGGACCTGACGGTGGTCGCCGCGGGCCGCGACGATCCCCTGCTCGCCGTGGCCGACCTGCTCGCCGGCAAGACCACCGTGCTGCTCGGGCATTCCGGCGTCGGCAAGTCGACGTTGGTGAACCGGTTGGTGCCCGACGCGGACCGCGCCGTCGGCGACGTCACCGACATCGGCCGGGGACGGCACACCTCCACTCAATCGGTCGCGCTTCCATTGGCTACGTCGGGCTGGGTGATCGACACGCCGGGCATCCGCTCCTTCGGGCTGGCCCACATCCAGCCCGACGACGTCATGATGGCGTTCTCGGATCTGGCGGACGCCATCGAGGACTGCCCCCGCGGCTGTGGGCACATGGGTCCGCCCGCCGACCCCGAATGCGCGCTCGACACGCTGACCGGGCCCGCCGCCCGCCGCGTCGCGGCTGCCCGCCGGCTACTGGCCGCGCTCAACCAGGCTTCTTAGCCAACCGCATGCCGAGTTCATCCGCCGGCACCAAATGGCCTTCAGCGCACCGGATTTCGACGCTCACCTCGGCTCCGCAACCCAGGTGGGTCAGCCGCAACCGGTGACGCCCGGGCAGATGATGCCTCCCCCACTCGAACATCGCCCACACCACCGGCATGAACTCGATGCCCGCCGGGGTGAGCACATACTCGTCGCGGCGGCGCTGGCCGGGCTCGCGATAGGGCTGGCGTCGTAGCAGCCCCAGCTCCACCAGCTCGGCCAGCCGCGCCGACGTCGCCGCCTTGGTGATGCCCACCCGGCGGGCGAAGTCGTCGAACCGGGTGGTGCCGTAGTACGCCTCGCGCATGATCAGCATCGCGGATTTGGTGCCGACGACCGCCATTGTCTTTTCGATCGCGCACTCACCCACCGCCGACCACGCGTCGCGGTCGGCCAGCGGTCCCTGCAGCAGTGTCATCTAAATCACCTCCCCAGCTGGGTTGCTTTCAGCATACCGAGGTGTTTACCTGAGTACAGGTTGATATACCCAGATGGACTCGAGGAGGAGCCATGACCCGCGACGCCGTCATCGTCGGAGCAGTGCGCACGCCCATCGGCAAGGGCAAAGCGAGTGGCGCGCTGCACAACGTGCTGCCCGCCGACCTGCTCGCGCACAGCCTGCGCGAACTGGTGGCGCGCACCGGCGTCGATCCCGCGCAGGTCGACGACGTCATCGCCGGCGCCGTCACCCAGGTCGGCGACCAGGCCGTCAACATCGCGCGCAACGCCCTGCTGGGAGCGGGATTCCCGGAGACGGTCCCCGGCGTCACCATCGACCGTCAGTGCGGTAGCAGCCAGCAGGCCATCAGCTTCGCGGCCCAGGGTGTGATCGCCGGCGCCTACGACCTGGTGATCGCCGCCGGCGTGGAATCGATGGGGCGCGTCCCGATGGGCAGCCAGGTGTCGCCGGGCAGCAACCCGTTCGGCGAGGGCATGGACGCGCGCTACCCCGACGGCCTGGTGCCACAGGGCATCAGCGCCGAACTGATCGCCGCCAAGTGGGGCTTTTCGCGCACCGAGCTCGACGAGTTCTCCGCCGGCAGCCACGAGAAGGCCGCCCGCGCCACCAAGGAAGGACTGTTCGACAACGAACTCATCCCGATCGCCGGGCTCGCCACCGACGAGATCATCCGGCCCGGCACGACGGTGCAGACACTGGCCGCACTGCAGCCGGCGTTCTACAGCGAGGCCGCCAAAGCCCGCTTCCCGCAGATCAATTGGGAGATCACCCCGGGCAACTCGTCGCCCTTATCAGACGGCAGCGCCGCGGTGTTGATCACCAGCAGCGAGGTCGCCAAGAAACTGGGCCTGCGCCCGCTGGCCCGAATCCACACCACCACCGTGGTGGGCTCCGACCCGCTCTACATGCTGACCGGCGTCATTCCGGCCACCGAGAAGGTGTTGTCGAAAGCCGGGCTGACGCTGGCCGACATCGACCTGTTCGAGGTGAACGAGGCGTTCGCGCCTGTCGTGCTGGCCTGGGCGCACGACACCGGGGCCGATCTGGCCAAGACCAACGTCAACGGTGGGGCGATCGCGATCGGTCATCCCTTGGGCGCCAGCGGCGCTCGCATCATGACGACAATGGTCAACGCGCTGGAGCAGCGCGGCGGGCGGTATGGGCTGCAGACGATGTGCGAGGGCGGCGGCATGGCCAACGCCACCATCATCGAGCGACTGGGCTAGGGGGCGGGGCGATGGACGTAATCCGGGCCGCCGCAGTGCAACTCAGCCCGGTTCTTTACAGTCGCGAGGGCACCGTGGAAAAGGTGGTCGGCAAGATCGCGCAGCTGGCACACCGCGACGTGCAGTTCGCGACGTTCCCTGAGACGGTGATTCCTTACTACCCGTACTTCTCGTTCGTCCAGCGCCCCTTCGAGATGCGACCGGAGCACCTGCGGCTCCTCGACCAGGCCGTGGCGATCCCGTCGCCGGCGGTCGACGCGATCGCCGAGGCCGCCCAAGCGGCAGGCATGGTCGTATCGATCGGTGTCAACGAGCGCGACGGTGCTTCGCTGTACAACACGCAGTTGTTGTTCGACGCCGACGGCACCCTGCTGCAGCGCCGCCGCAAGATCATGCCGACCTACCACGAACGGATGGTCTGGGGCCAGGGCGACGGCAGCGGGCTGCGCGCGGTCGACAGCGCGGTCGGGCGCATCGGACAGTTGGCGTGCTACGAACACTTCAACGCGTTGGCCCGCTACGCCTTGATCGCCGACGGCGAGCAGATCCACTCGAGCATGTTCCCCGGATCATTCGGCGGCGACCTGTTCGCGCGGCAGATGGAGATCAGCGTGCGCAATCACGCGCTCGAGTCGGGCGTCTTCGTCGTCAACGCGACCGCCTGGCTCGACGCGGATCAGCAGGCGCGGATCATGGCCGACACCGACTGTCCGATCGGCCCCATCTCGGGCGGCCACTTCACCGCGATCATCACGCCCCAGGGCGAATACCTGGGTGAGCCGCTGCGCACGGGCGAGGGCGACGTCATCGCCGACCTCGACTTGTCGTTGATCAACACGCGGAAGGCGCTGATGGATGCCGGCGGCCACTACAGCCGGCCCGAAACGCTCAGCCTGCTCATCGATCGCACCCCACGTACCCAGGTACACGAGAGCATGGGACCAGAGGAGGTCGAAAGTGTCTGCGTCTGAAACCCTTTTCGACGGCGTGCGAGTGCGCTACGACAGCGCCAAGAGCTACGACGAGCTGGTCGCCGCGCTGCTGGCCGACATCGGTGAGCAACCGGTGCCGATCAACGACATCGCAACGAGCACCGGCGACTGGAAGTCGTATCAGGAGCGTGTCGAATCCCACGTCGGTCCAAGCGGATTCATGTTGTTCGGCACGGTTGACCACGGCGCCTGGATCGGCAACGCCGGCATCGACCGCAAGGCGCTGCGCGTCATCCTCGGCAATCCTCTGATCGCCATCACCATGCTGCGCCACGACGTCAAGGCAGGATTGTTCGCACCGGTCGAACTGCTGATCACCGACGAGGGTGACGGTAACAGTAGTTTGACCTACGTCAAGCCGTCGTCGCTGATGGTGGTGGAGCCAAACCCCGAGTTACTCAGCGCGGCACAGGGACTCGACGCGAAGCTGGCGGCGCTGGCCGACAAGGTGACCAGCGGCTGACGACGCCGGACCCGACGGTTGGCGAGCTGCGGCCCAAGCGTCATGGCGCCACCTCTTGGCGCGTCCGTTGCGCTCGACGAATAAGGGCCGACGGGCGGCCGGCTCGGATCGTCACCGACACCACCAGCGCGGCCGCGAGCACAAAGCACACCAGCGCGTATATCGGGTTGCCCGTGGGTGTTCCGTCGGTCGTGCGGCCGTGCGAGGCTGCCCAATAGGCGGGCATCGCCGTCAGCCATAGCGCCCCGAGCACGATCAGGAACGCGGACCCGAAGATTGCGACGAAGGGATTGCGCGCGCTGGGCGTGAACGCGGAGTTGCGCCACTGACGACACAGGATGGGGATCGCCACCACAGCGAACGCACCGAGAACGACGAAATACACGGCCCGCCGCAGGGCACCGTCGGGATTCGCGCCACCGGCAAGCAGGATCGGAACATTGGCGATGGCCATGCCGACCGGTACCAGCACGGCCACGCCGAATGTGCGACCGATCAAGCCCATTCGCCTCAGCAATCGGCCGCGCTCGATGGGACGAGTCACGAACAACTGGGCGAACAGTGCCACGCAGGCGGGACCGATGGTAGCGAAGAGCAACACGCTGTTCATCGGCACCGACGCCAGCATCGGATGGTTGATCGCGTTGTCGGTGTTCCACGCCCACCAGCGCAGTTGCGGACCCAACTGGTCGAAGATTTCGTAGAAGCAGTGGTGGACGAATCCCACGCACACCGCGCCGACGACCGCGCCCCAGTCCCGGAATACGCCCAGGCTGCGCACCACTTCGTAGGCCAACGTCATCATCGCCGGGTACAGCGCGACGATGTAGAGCGGCAGCCGGTCATACATGAACTGGACCGTAAAGACGTTGTGCGCGAAGACCGCACCGATGGAGTCGTCGACACCGAAGACCGTCGGAAAATACAGCGGTGGCTCAACGATCAGCAGGTAAATCACCGTGGCGAACCAGATCACGAGGTTGACGGGGTCGCCGTTGCGGCGCAGTCGGCGGATCGCCCACCAGAGCGCCAGCACGGCGCCGGCGACGACCAGCATTTCGAGAACGGGCATCGTCCAGTTCGCCAACTGGAATGGATTCCGCAGCGTCACCCACGGGGATGCGTGCTCGCAGCTGAAGCCCAGGCGGCCAACGATGCGTTCGATGTCGTCGCTGCAGTGACCGCTCATTCTGGGGCGTCCTCAGTGTCCGCGTGCGCACCACGGTGCGCGCTTACCGAAAGGCCGACGATACATGTCGAGCAAGGGTGTGTGACCGGAGGACGACCGAGAATCGCTGACACCCGTCATTGACGACCGTCAGCGATCGGGCGTACGGTGCCTGGATGCAGTCGCCCCGCTCAGCACCCCCGGCAAAATCGGCCGCCGCCGGCGTGCGGGAGGCCAGGCGACTCGAGACCCGGGCGCGCTTGTTCGACGCGGCGCTCTCCGAGATCGCGCAGCGCGGCTTTGCCGCCGCCGACGTCAGTGCCATCGCCGCGTCCGCGGGCGTCGTGAGGGGGACGTTCTACTTCCACTTCCCGACCAAGGAACACGTGCTGATCGAGGCGGAGCGCAACGAGGAAACCCGGATCATCAGTGAACTCGCCGGCGCCAAAGGCGATTTGGCGTCCGTGCTCTCGCAACTCGTGCGCCACGTGCTCGCCGCCGAACGGCGATTGGGCGGCATCGTCTTCCGGGACATGCTCGGGTTGCACTTCTCCTCGACCCGTCCGGTCGAAGACGGAGTGGCGCAGCATCCCCTCGCGCAGTTCGTGGCGGAGGTGATCAGCCGGGCCCGGGACGCCGGCCAGGTGCCCGCCGGCTCCGACCCGACGGAACTCGCGACGTTTTTCCTCACCGGACTCTTCGCGCTGCTGTCCACCGGCGCGCACGATGCGGCGCTGTTAAGCCGTTACGTGACAACGATTGTCAAAGGAATGGAGAAACGATGAATCGCACGGGCATCGAGGGTTACCGGGATTTCTTGACCCGGCGTGACGGGGAAGCCGACCTGCTGAACAGGCGGTTGGCGAATCGAGAGCGGTTCTTCAACGAGCTCGAAGCCAATCCCGTCCGGTCCGCTTATCCCGCCGACCGATCGACATTCCTGCGCAACCTGCGCCGCCGGCGACCAGAGCCGGGCCTGGATCCCAAGATGCTGTTCCTGCTGGCGACCGCCAAACTGAATCAGGCCGAGCGCTTCGGCGTCGGGCTCGGCGAAACCTATGGGCGCAACAGCGATGCGAGCCTGCCGCCCGAGAACGTCTACCTCGAACTCGAAGAGCACTACCACACCCGGCTGCTGGCGTACTCGCTCGACGTCTTCGACCTGACCTTCCAGGTCATCCCCCCGCCGTTCGTGCTGCGCCAGTTCGTCAAGGCGAGCGTGTTCATGCCCGAACGGCTCGGCTTCCTGTTCGTCGGGGCCGGCGAGATGGCCGGCTGCATCATGTTTGACGAACTGCGCCGCATCGGCCGAAAGCTGTTCGCCGACGAGCCGGAGGTCGCGCAACGAATCGAACTGCTCTACAACGACATCCTCACCGACGAAATCGGCCACGTCGGCTACTGCGCCTCCCGCTGCAGTTCCGCCGAGCGGGCGATCATGCGCCGCATCTACCCGCTCGTCGGGCGATTGTTCGCATGGCAGACCGCGGAGATCGGCCTCCTCGTCGACAAGGCGGCATTCCACGCCCGCCTCGACCGCCCGTTCGACGTCGACGAACTCACCGCGGGTCTGGACAACGAGACCTACCTCGTCGCGCATCCCTGATGACGCCCGCGGCGGGCGTGCACTCGGCGTGAGCTAGGCGGCGAGGCCGTCGTCAACGCCGCGCGCCGCGTCCGCCCGCTTCCCGCGCCGCCAACCGCGCACGGCGGCGATTGCGGACTTCAGACCGCGGCGGCGGCCAGTGGCCGGATCGGTGCCCAAGAAGCCGGGCTCGAGTTCGGCGAACATCCGCTCGCTGCGGGTCTCCGGCGCGTTGTCGGCGTCGTCGCGCAAATACTTGTTCGGCAGCGACAACTTGGCCAGCGTGCGCCACGTCTTGGCGTACTGGAACAGGAAAGAGCCTGTGGTGTACGGCAAGTCGTACTTGTCGCAGACCTGGCGCACCCGCTGCGAGATCTCGTGCAGCCGGTTGCTCGGCAGATCGGGGTACAGGTGGTGCTCGATCTGGTGGCACAGGTTGCCACTCATGAAGCGCAGCGCCGGGCCGGCCTCGAAGTTGGCGCTGCCCAGCATCTGTCGCAGATACCACTGCCCCTTGGTCTCGCCGATCATGTCGGTCTTGGTGAATTTCTCTGCGCCGTCGGGGAAATGGCCGCAGAAGATCACCGCGTTGGCCCACACGTTGCGAATCACGTTGGCTAGCGCGTTGGCCTTGAGCGTGGACATGTAGGTGGCACCGGGCGACAACGACGTCAGCGCGGGAAACGCCACGTAGTCCTTGAACACCTGCCGTCCGGCCTTGGCCAGGAACTCCTCGGTCCGCTGCCGGGCCTCGTCGTTGTCCATCCGCTTCTTGGCGATCTTGCCCAGCTCCACGTGCTGCAGGCCGACTCCCCACTCGAAGAGGAGCGCGAGCAAGGTGTTGTACACCAGGTTGAAGATGTTGAACCGCTTCCAGCGCTGGTCGCGGGTGACGCGCAGCAGGCCGTAGCCGACGTCGTCGTCCATCCCGAGGATGTTGGTGTACTTGTGGTGCACGAAGTTGTGGGTGTAGCGCCAGTGCTTGGACGACCCGCTCATGTCCCACTCCCATGTCGAGGAGTGAATCTCGGGGTCGTTCATCCAGTCCCACTGGCCGTGCATGACGTTGTGGCCGATCTCCATGTTCTCGACGATCTTGGCCACGCCCAGGGTCACCGTCCCCGCCCACCAGGCCGAGCGCCGCGAGCTGGCGGCCAGCAACAGCCGGCCGGTGACCTCGAGCGCGCGCTGGGCCGCGATGGTGCGGCGGATGTAGCGAGCGTCCCGCTCGCCGCGCGAGTCTTCCACGTCCTGGCGGATGGCATCGAGCTCAAAGGCCAGGTTTTCGATATCGGCGTCCGTCAGATGGGCGAATACGTCGACGTCAGTGATCGCCATCGTCGTCATCTCCCTGCGGTCGGTTGGTCGGTACTAGACCTACGCTATCGTAACCTACGAATCCGTAGGTTACCTATGAGTAGCCTTTAAATGTCGAGCACGCAATCGCCGGACGCGGCCGACACACAGGTCTGTACCCGCATTCCGGGATCGTGCTCTTGGCCGGTCCGCAGGTCGCGGACGTGCCCCTCCACCAGGCCGACCACGCACGACTGACAGATACCCATGCGGCACCCGAACGGCATCTGCACCCCGGCGCCCTCCCCCGCATCCATCAAGGACGTCGCGGCGTCGGCGGCGACGGTGCGCCCGCTTTGCGCGAACGTGACCGTCCCACCGGCACCGGCGGGCGCGGCCTTGGAGACCGCGAACCGCTCGAGATGCAACCGCTCGGCGAGACCCGCGGCCGACCATGCGCGTTCGGCCGCGGTGAGCAGGCCCTCCGGCCCGCAGGCCCAGGTCTGGCGCTCGCGCCAGTCCGGCACGTCGGTGTCCAGCGTGGACAGGTCGAGCCGGCCCTGGGTGCGCGTCTCGCGCAACTGCAACCGGTAGCCCGGGTGGTCGGCCTGCAGCGCGGCCAGCTCGCCACGAAACATGACGTGGGATTCGGTGGGGGCCGAATGCAGGTGGGTGATGTCACCGATTTGGTTGCGGCGCACCAGCGTTCGCAACATCGACATCACGGGCGTGATTCCGGAGCCGGCGGTGAGGAACAGGATCGACGGCGGCGCGGGGTCGGGCAGGACGAAGTTGCCCTGCGGCGCGGCCAGCCGCACGACGGTGCCCGGCTCGACACCGGCCACCAGGTGCGACGACAGGAACCCCTCCGGCATCGCCTTGACGGTGATCGTCACGGTGCGCGCCGAACCGGCACGCGCGGGCGTCGCCGCCGGGGTCGACGTCAGCGAATAGGACCGCCAGCGCCAGCGCCCGTCCATAAGCAGGCCGATGCCGATGTACTGGCCCGGTTGGTAGTCGAAGTTGAAGCCCCAACCCGGTTTGATGACCAGGGTCGCGGAGTCCTCGGTCTCGCGGCGCACCTGCAGGACGCGTCCTCGCAGTTCGCGCGCCGACCAGAGGGGATTGGCCAGGTGTAGATAGTCGTCGGGCAGCAGCGGCGTCGTGATCCGCGCGGCGAGCTTGCGCAGGGCGTGCCAGCCGGGGTGCCGGTCGGCTCCGGCGACCACGGGTCGCTTGGTGTCGACGACGTTGCCCGCGATCGATGGGTTCCGTTTACCCAGGGGAAGCTCCTGCTCACGACGTGGCGCTTTACTGACGCTCACATTGTGATCGATTCTGTGCGCTTCACGAAACCTACGGTACCGTAACCTACGGTGTCGTAGCTAGCGCTGCGCGTTCGAATGCCTCACAGTCGGCGTCACATCAGCTCCAGGAGAAACGGCAGCTCCTGGTTGGCGTACCAGGCGAGATCGTGGTCTTGCGCGTCGCCGACGATCAGGTCGGCGTCCTCATCGCCCAGGTCCGCGGCATCGACCGCCTCGATGGCTTTGGCCACCGCCTCTTCCGCGTCGGCGTTGTCGACGTACGCGGCGATCACGTCGTCGATCGCGACCGCGCCGGGCAGCCTGACCACGGCGTCGTCGAGGTCGGGACGGTAGGTGACGTCCTCGACGTCGGCGGCCAGCACCGCGCGGCGCGGCGGCAGGGCCCCCGCGGGCGCGTCGCCCGCCAGCAGACGCAGCGACGCCAGCGCCGCCTCGCGCAGCGCCACGTCGGCGAGTTCGTCGTCGTCGCCCTCGGCATAGGCCTCACGCAACTTGGGCGTCAGCGCGAACGCCGTGCCGCTGACCGGCCGCAGCGAGCCGTCGGCGACGAGCTGCTGCAGCATGGCCAGCGTGGCGGGGATGTAAACGACGGTCATGCGCGGCTAGATCGGCGTCGAGGCGTCGGACATCGTGGGCACGGCTGGCATCACAGCAACGAATGATAGCCGCACGCAGGGGTTTTCACCGCCGACTAGGACCGGGAAGCCTCCAGCAGTTCCTCGAGCGCCTGGCTCAGCAGTCCCGGCAGCAGGTCGACGTCGCTCATGGCCTCGCGGTCGGCGTTGATCCCGTAATAGAGCATGCCGTTGTACGACGTAACGCCGATCGCCAACGCCTGGTTGTGCAGCAGCGGCGGCACCGCGTAGGTCTCCAGCAACTTGGTGCCCGCGACGTACATCTGCGACTGGGCCCCGGGCGCGTTGGTGATCAGCAGGTTGAACGTGCGCTTGGAGAAGCTCGGGAAACTGGTCGCGACCCGAATTCCCATGGCGTGCAACGTGGGCGGGGCGAACCCCGACAGCGTGACGATGGTCCTGGCGTCCACCAGTTGCGCGGCCGTCGGGTTGGACTCGGTGGCGTGCGCGATCTGCGAGAGCCGCACCACGGCGTTCGGCTCCCCCACCGGCAGGTCGACGAGGAACGGCATGACCTGGCTGATGGCCTGCCCGGGTCCGGTCGCGTCGAGGTCGCCGTCGTCGTACACCGACAGCGGCGCCATCGCCCGCACGGTCGCGGTCGGCGACACCGCCACCCCGCGCGACATCAGCCAGTTGCCCAGCGCGCCGGCGATCACGGCGAGCACCACGTCGTTGACGTCGCAGTCATAGCGGGCCCGCACCGCGCGGTAGTCCTCGAGGCTGCCGGTGGCGACGGTGAACCGGCGATGCCGCGACACGGTGGCGTTGAGCGGGCTGCTGGGCGCGTCACCGCGGGCCAGGT
The sequence above is drawn from the Mycobacterium marseillense genome and encodes:
- the rsgA gene encoding ribosome small subunit-dependent GTPase A is translated as MKPGDYDESDVKIRSGRGSRPRTKTRPEHADAQAAMVVSVDRGRWGCVLGGDVDRRVTAMRARELGRTPIVVGDDVDVVGDLSGRPDTLARIVRRGERRTVLRRTADDTDPTERVVVANADQLLIVVALADPPPRTGLVDRTLIAAYAGGLTPILCLTKTDLAPPEPFAEQFVDLDLTVVAAGRDDPLLAVADLLAGKTTVLLGHSGVGKSTLVNRLVPDADRAVGDVTDIGRGRHTSTQSVALPLATSGWVIDTPGIRSFGLAHIQPDDVMMAFSDLADAIEDCPRGCGHMGPPADPECALDTLTGPAARRVAAARRLLAALNQAS
- a CDS encoding WS/DGAT/MGAT family O-acyltransferase — encoded protein: MVTRLSPPDASFYRLENTATPMYVGSLAILRRPRAGLSYETLLATVEQRLPQIPRYRQKVREVPVGTARPVWIDDSDFDITYHVRRSALPSPGSDGQLHELIARLAARPLDKSRPLWEMYLVEGLAKNRVALYTKSHQALINGMAALEINHVISDRTKRPPPAPEDIWIPERDPGNTRLVLGAIGEWVTGPSAQLQAVGSAIGGLATNYGELVGAGRRVFGFVRNLARGDAPSSPLNATVSRHRRFTVATGSLEDYRAVRARYDCDVNDVVLAVIAGALGNWLMSRGVAVSPTATVRAMAPLSVYDDGDLDATGPGQAISQVMPFLVDLPVGEPNAVVRLSQIAHATESNPTAAQLVDARTIVTLSGFAPPTLHAMGIRVATSFPSFSKRTFNLLITNAPGAQSQMYVAGTKLLETYAVPPLLHNQALAIGVTSYNGMLYYGINADREAMSDVDLLPGLLSQALEELLEASRS
- a CDS encoding carbon-nitrogen hydrolase family protein, translating into MDVIRAAAVQLSPVLYSREGTVEKVVGKIAQLAHRDVQFATFPETVIPYYPYFSFVQRPFEMRPEHLRLLDQAVAIPSPAVDAIAEAAQAAGMVVSIGVNERDGASLYNTQLLFDADGTLLQRRRKIMPTYHERMVWGQGDGSGLRAVDSAVGRIGQLACYEHFNALARYALIADGEQIHSSMFPGSFGGDLFARQMEISVRNHALESGVFVVNATAWLDADQQARIMADTDCPIGPISGGHFTAIITPQGEYLGEPLRTGEGDVIADLDLSLINTRKALMDAGGHYSRPETLSLLIDRTPRTQVHESMGPEEVESVCV
- a CDS encoding thiolase family protein — protein: MTRDAVIVGAVRTPIGKGKASGALHNVLPADLLAHSLRELVARTGVDPAQVDDVIAGAVTQVGDQAVNIARNALLGAGFPETVPGVTIDRQCGSSQQAISFAAQGVIAGAYDLVIAAGVESMGRVPMGSQVSPGSNPFGEGMDARYPDGLVPQGISAELIAAKWGFSRTELDEFSAGSHEKAARATKEGLFDNELIPIAGLATDEIIRPGTTVQTLAALQPAFYSEAAKARFPQINWEITPGNSSPLSDGSAAVLITSSEVAKKLGLRPLARIHTTTVVGSDPLYMLTGVIPATEKVLSKAGLTLADIDLFEVNEAFAPVVLAWAHDTGADLAKTNVNGGAIAIGHPLGASGARIMTTMVNALEQRGGRYGLQTMCEGGGMANATIIERLG
- a CDS encoding winged helix-turn-helix transcriptional regulator, producing MTLLQGPLADRDAWSAVGECAIEKTMAVVGTKSAMLIMREAYYGTTRFDDFARRVGITKAATSARLAELVELGLLRRQPYREPGQRRRDEYVLTPAGIEFMPVVWAMFEWGRHHLPGRHRLRLTHLGCGAEVSVEIRCAEGHLVPADELGMRLAKKPG
- a CDS encoding DUF302 domain-containing protein, whose amino-acid sequence is MSASETLFDGVRVRYDSAKSYDELVAALLADIGEQPVPINDIATSTGDWKSYQERVESHVGPSGFMLFGTVDHGAWIGNAGIDRKALRVILGNPLIAITMLRHDVKAGLFAPVELLITDEGDGNSSLTYVKPSSLMVVEPNPELLSAAQGLDAKLAALADKVTSG
- a CDS encoding DUF6912 family protein, with product MTVVYIPATLAMLQQLVADGSLRPVSGTAFALTPKLREAYAEGDDDELADVALREAALASLRLLAGDAPAGALPPRRAVLAADVEDVTYRPDLDDAVVRLPGAVAIDDVIAAYVDNADAEEAVAKAIEAVDAADLGDEDADLIVGDAQDHDLAWYANQELPFLLELM
- a CDS encoding ferredoxin reductase; translated protein: MGKRNPSIAGNVVDTKRPVVAGADRHPGWHALRKLAARITTPLLPDDYLHLANPLWSARELRGRVLQVRRETEDSATLVIKPGWGFNFDYQPGQYIGIGLLMDGRWRWRSYSLTSTPAATPARAGSARTVTITVKAMPEGFLSSHLVAGVEPGTVVRLAAPQGNFVLPDPAPPSILFLTAGSGITPVMSMLRTLVRRNQIGDITHLHSAPTESHVMFRGELAALQADHPGYRLQLRETRTQGRLDLSTLDTDVPDWRERQTWACGPEGLLTAAERAWSAAGLAERLHLERFAVSKAAPAGAGGTVTFAQSGRTVAADAATSLMDAGEGAGVQMPFGCRMGICQSCVVGLVEGHVRDLRTGQEHDPGMRVQTCVSAASGDCVLDI
- a CDS encoding TetR/AcrR family transcriptional regulator — protein: MQSPRSAPPAKSAAAGVREARRLETRARLFDAALSEIAQRGFAAADVSAIAASAGVVRGTFYFHFPTKEHVLIEAERNEETRIISELAGAKGDLASVLSQLVRHVLAAERRLGGIVFRDMLGLHFSSTRPVEDGVAQHPLAQFVAEVISRARDAGQVPAGSDPTELATFFLTGLFALLSTGAHDAALLSRYVTTIVKGMEKR
- a CDS encoding fatty acid desaturase family protein, whose translation is MAITDVDVFAHLTDADIENLAFELDAIRQDVEDSRGERDARYIRRTIAAQRALEVTGRLLLAASSRRSAWWAGTVTLGVAKIVENMEIGHNVMHGQWDWMNDPEIHSSTWEWDMSGSSKHWRYTHNFVHHKYTNILGMDDDVGYGLLRVTRDQRWKRFNIFNLVYNTLLALLFEWGVGLQHVELGKIAKKRMDNDEARQRTEEFLAKAGRQVFKDYVAFPALTSLSPGATYMSTLKANALANVIRNVWANAVIFCGHFPDGAEKFTKTDMIGETKGQWYLRQMLGSANFEAGPALRFMSGNLCHQIEHHLYPDLPSNRLHEISQRVRQVCDKYDLPYTTGSFLFQYAKTWRTLAKLSLPNKYLRDDADNAPETRSERMFAELEPGFLGTDPATGRRRGLKSAIAAVRGWRRGKRADAARGVDDGLAA